The genomic region CCCGCGGGTCGGAGGCCGGGACGCAGAGCAGCTTGTCGTCGCCGCCCGCCTCGTCGGTCATCCGGAACATGCCGATCGTGCGGCACTTGATGACACAGCCGGGGAAGGTCGGCTCGTCCAGCAGGACCAGGGCGTCCAGCGGGTCGCCGTCCTCGCCCAGGGTGTTCTCGACGAATCCGTAGTCCGCGGGGTAGCTGGTCGAGGTGAAGAGCCGACGGTCCAGACGGATCCGGCCGGTCTCGTGGTCGACCTCGTACTTGTTCCGCGAACCCTTCGGAATCTCGATGGTGACGTCGAACTCCACGGGTGGCTCCTCCATGATCAACACGAACTTCGGGTGGTGCTGCGTCCTGCCGGACCCGCCGGGTGCCGTGCTCGCGGCAAACGCAGTGGTTAAGTGTCCCCCACGACGATGTGTGATCGCGAAAGGGGCTGCTCCGAGGTGCCGATGCCGAAGGTGACGACATGGCAACTCTCGGCGGGCTCCGCCGTGATCGGTCTCGCGCTCGCGGCCGGGCTGATCGCGGCGTCCGGACCCTGGGACTCGGGTCAGCGTAAGGCCGAGCGGGACTGGGCCGCCTCCAGGAGCGGTACAGGTGGCGCAGATCACGGCCGGGCCGCGCGCCCCGCCGGTCCGGCCCCCGCACCGAGTGCGCCGGGCGTACTGGTGGCGCTCGGCGGTACCGGGGCGGACAAGGGCCGGGCACCCGCGGGGGCGCTGCCCGACGGCAAGGGGCTCGCCGGAGCTCTGGACCCGCTGATGCGGGCCCCGGCGCTGGGCGGCAGCCGCAGCGGCGTGGTGATCGACACCGCCACGGGCAAGCAGTTGTACGGATCGCACGCCGACCAGCCGATGACCCCGGCCTCCACGGTCAAGCTGGCCACCATGGTCGCCGGGCTCTCCGCGCTCGGCCCCGACCACCGCATCGCCACCACGGTCACGGCGACCCCGGACGGCAAACGCCTCACCCTGACGGGCGGCGGCGACCCGACCCTGGACCGGGACGGGCTGCGGGCCCTCGCCGACGACACCGCCCGGGTGCTGCGCGACCGGGGCGTCAGCTCGGTCCGTATCTCGTACGACACCTCGCTCTACTCCGGACCCCCGCTCCACCCCATCGGCCCCAACGACAACATCGCCCCGGTCAGCGCGCTGATGACGGACGAGGGACGGCTGAACAGCGGATCCTCCGGGAATTCCGGCGGCGGCGACGATCACGGTCCGGCCCCGCGTACCGGCGACCCGGCGGGCGACACGGCCCGGCTGTTCGCCTCGATGCTGGCCCACCGGTCCGTCCACAGCGCGCACGAACCGACGTCCGGCCGCTCCCCGAAGGACGCCCGGCCGGTGGCCAGGACGTACTCGGCGCCGCTGTCCGCCCTGGTGGAGCGGGCCCTCACCAACAGCGACAACGACATCGCGGAGGCGGTGGCCCGGCAGACCGCGCTGGCCGCGCACGAACCCGCGAGCTTCGACG from Streptomyces sp. NBC_01267 harbors:
- a CDS encoding inorganic diphosphatase, with the translated sequence MEFDVTIEIPKGSRNKYEVDHETGRIRLDRRLFTSTSYPADYGFVENTLGEDGDPLDALVLLDEPTFPGCVIKCRTIGMFRMTDEAGGDDKLLCVPASDPRVEHLRDIHHVSEFDRLEIQHFFEVYKDLEPGKSVEGADWVGRSEAEAEVENSYKRLQAQGGSH
- the dacB gene encoding D-alanyl-D-alanine carboxypeptidase/D-alanyl-D-alanine endopeptidase produces the protein MPKVTTWQLSAGSAVIGLALAAGLIAASGPWDSGQRKAERDWAASRSGTGGADHGRAARPAGPAPAPSAPGVLVALGGTGADKGRAPAGALPDGKGLAGALDPLMRAPALGGSRSGVVIDTATGKQLYGSHADQPMTPASTVKLATMVAGLSALGPDHRIATTVTATPDGKRLTLTGGGDPTLDRDGLRALADDTARVLRDRGVSSVRISYDTSLYSGPPLHPIGPNDNIAPVSALMTDEGRLNSGSSGNSGGGDDHGPAPRTGDPAGDTARLFASMLAHRSVHSAHEPTSGRSPKDARPVARTYSAPLSALVERALTNSDNDIAEAVARQTALAAHEPASFDGAGRAVQDRLKKLGMPLDGAHFADGSGLNRHDKVTATLLATLLTRAGDPAHPELRPVLTGLPIAGFTGTLDQRYTHSADATGLVRAKTGTLTGVNTLAGTVVDAQGRLLAFAFLASDTDSPTAAQSALDRLGTTVASCGCGR